A window of the Chloroflexus sp. Y-396-1 genome harbors these coding sequences:
- the rpsO gene encoding 30S ribosomal protein S15 — translation MALEKEEKSQIINDYQIHESDTGSPEVQVALLTERINQLIEHLRVHTHDHHSRRGLLKLVGRRRRLLNYLQSKDRERYRNVINRLGLRR, via the coding sequence GTGGCGCTCGAAAAAGAAGAAAAATCACAGATTATTAACGACTATCAGATTCATGAATCTGACACCGGTTCGCCCGAAGTTCAGGTGGCATTATTGACCGAGCGTATCAACCAGTTGATCGAACATCTGCGTGTTCATACTCACGATCACCACTCACGTCGAGGTCTGCTCAAACTTGTCGGGCGTCGGCGACGGCTGCTGAACTACTTGCAGTCTAAGGATCGCGAACGCTATCGTAATGTCATCAATCGGCTCGGTCTGCGCCGTTAG
- the serC gene encoding 3-phosphoserine/phosphohydroxythreonine transaminase yields MIHNFNPGPAALPPEVIARVQAELPDYRGCGMSILEISHRSKEYEAVNAAAEANLKALLGLGDEYRVLFMQGGASMQFALIPLNFLTAGATAAYIVTGTWGEKAYEEAQRLGTVHLLASTSSDGYRSLPVDVPRPDPEVAYLHLTTNETIQGVQWPAELPDFGTVPLVADMSSDFLSRPFSASQFALMYAGAQKNLGPAGVTVVVIRQDMIERGRKDLPVIMRYATFAKNNSLYNTPPVFAVYMVNLVLEWIKDQGGLSAMAERNAQKAALVYAAIDDSDGFYSGHAVPAARSLMNVTFRLAIPELEKRFLAEAQEAGMVGLAGHRSVGGIRASLYNAVSLESARLLADFMREFAQRYG; encoded by the coding sequence ATGATCCACAACTTCAATCCCGGCCCGGCGGCTTTACCGCCCGAAGTGATTGCGCGTGTCCAGGCAGAATTGCCCGATTATCGCGGCTGTGGCATGTCGATCCTCGAGATAAGCCATCGGAGTAAGGAGTACGAAGCAGTTAACGCTGCTGCCGAAGCCAATCTAAAAGCGTTGTTAGGCCTAGGTGACGAGTATCGGGTGCTATTCATGCAGGGTGGCGCATCGATGCAATTTGCGCTCATCCCGCTCAATTTTCTCACCGCAGGTGCAACTGCTGCCTACATTGTTACCGGTACATGGGGGGAAAAGGCTTACGAAGAGGCGCAACGGTTGGGTACGGTTCATCTGCTGGCCAGTACATCGTCTGATGGATACCGCAGTCTACCGGTTGACGTGCCACGGCCTGATCCGGAGGTTGCTTACCTGCATCTAACCACAAATGAGACGATTCAAGGTGTGCAGTGGCCGGCAGAGCTGCCCGATTTTGGTACGGTGCCATTGGTTGCCGATATGAGCAGTGATTTCCTCTCGCGCCCCTTTAGCGCTAGCCAATTTGCGCTGATGTACGCTGGTGCGCAGAAGAATCTGGGACCGGCTGGGGTGACGGTCGTGGTCATTCGCCAGGACATGATTGAGCGAGGGCGCAAAGATTTGCCGGTGATTATGCGCTATGCAACCTTTGCCAAAAATAACTCGCTCTACAATACACCACCGGTCTTTGCCGTCTACATGGTCAATCTGGTGTTGGAATGGATAAAGGATCAAGGCGGTCTATCGGCGATGGCCGAACGCAATGCGCAGAAAGCTGCACTCGTCTATGCTGCGATTGATGATAGTGATGGTTTCTATAGCGGCCATGCAGTTCCAGCGGCGCGTTCGCTGATGAATGTGACGTTTCGCCTTGCTATCCCTGAGTTGGAAAAGCGGTTTCTGGCCGAAGCTCAGGAAGCTGGGATGGTTGGTCTAGCCGGTCATCGCTCGGTTGGCGGGATACGAGCGTCGCTCTACAATGCGGTATCGCTTGAATCGGCCAGGTTATTAGCTGACTTTATGCGCGAGTTTGCCCAACGATATGGATGA
- a CDS encoding NAD(P)/FAD-dependent oxidoreductase, giving the protein MQILVIGGGVAGLVCARTLHRKGYEVTLIEADDALGGRVRSDRVEGFTLDRGFQVLFTAYPAAQRQLDFATLDLRAFDPGAIVAWQGRQYVLTDPLRDRDPTALLAAVLAPIIPFSDKLRTLQVSLQMRRQAIDELLAGPDRTTSDELRALGFSDQMIDRFFRPFFGGIFLDRSLQTSAKCFRFNFKMMSDGATVVPNRGMGAIAEQLGSELLTAGRVRLRTRAVALLHNADTVIGVRLDDGSERLADAVVLATPAPETARLSQLPVPTGQLGSSCVWLATRTPLYRGKKLLLNADQNAFVNTLAPLSAVAPGYAPEGWHLYAAAILGVPQSDDSTVIARTMVDLNRMFVNDRAATTALANARILRVDRIPFAQFPQPPGLHQTLPANRTTRRGLYLAGELTEASSINAAMLSGERCAEVIQSDFPR; this is encoded by the coding sequence ATGCAGATACTTGTCATCGGTGGCGGAGTAGCCGGCCTGGTATGCGCACGCACACTACACCGCAAGGGATATGAGGTCACGTTGATCGAAGCCGACGATGCTCTAGGTGGACGAGTACGCTCGGATCGCGTTGAGGGCTTCACCCTCGACCGCGGGTTTCAGGTACTGTTCACCGCGTACCCTGCAGCCCAACGGCAGCTTGATTTCGCCACCCTTGATCTACGTGCCTTCGATCCAGGAGCTATTGTAGCCTGGCAAGGCCGACAATACGTGCTTACCGATCCGCTTCGTGATCGCGATCCAACAGCACTCCTTGCGGCAGTGCTGGCACCGATTATTCCCTTCAGCGACAAGCTTCGCACCTTACAGGTATCGCTGCAAATGCGTCGCCAGGCAATAGATGAACTACTGGCCGGACCTGACCGCACCACCAGCGACGAATTACGTGCGCTCGGCTTTAGTGATCAGATGATTGACCGCTTTTTCCGTCCCTTCTTCGGTGGCATTTTTCTTGATCGCTCGTTACAAACCAGCGCTAAGTGCTTCCGCTTCAACTTCAAGATGATGAGTGATGGCGCAACGGTTGTCCCAAATCGTGGGATGGGCGCCATCGCCGAGCAATTAGGCAGCGAGCTACTGACAGCCGGGAGAGTGCGTCTTAGGACACGGGCCGTTGCGCTGCTGCACAATGCCGACACGGTGATCGGTGTCCGTCTGGACGATGGGAGTGAACGATTAGCCGATGCGGTAGTACTAGCGACACCTGCTCCTGAGACGGCTCGTCTGAGCCAACTGCCGGTGCCGACCGGTCAGCTCGGTTCATCGTGCGTCTGGTTGGCTACTCGTACCCCACTGTATCGAGGTAAAAAACTCCTCCTGAACGCTGACCAAAATGCCTTTGTCAACACCCTTGCCCCCTTAAGCGCAGTTGCCCCAGGATATGCGCCAGAAGGCTGGCACCTGTATGCAGCGGCGATTCTCGGGGTTCCCCAAAGTGATGACAGTACCGTCATTGCCCGCACAATGGTGGACCTGAACCGCATGTTCGTCAACGACCGCGCAGCAACGACGGCGCTGGCAAATGCTCGCATACTACGTGTCGATCGCATTCCGTTCGCTCAATTCCCTCAACCTCCCGGTTTGCATCAGACACTGCCCGCTAACCGCACAACCCGACGTGGTCTCTACCTAGCCGGTGAATTGACCGAAGCGAGTAGCATCAACGCTGCGATGCTCAGTGGCGAACGTTGCGCTGAAGTAATACAGAGCGATTTTCCCAGGTAA
- the pnp gene encoding polyribonucleotide nucleotidyltransferase has product MTERNIYTVSTEIAGRTLTLEAGRFAEQADGAVVARYGDTMLLATVVCAKEVREGTDFFPLTVDYEEKMYAVGKIPGNFFKREGRPTTTAILTARLTDRPLRPLFPKGFYNEVQVIVTTFSIDMENDPGPLSIIAASAALCISDIPFAGPVGAVQMGHLNGQLVVNPKMNEIANSRLDLVVAGTKDAVLMVEAGAYELTEDEMLQAVIEGHAVCKQICDLQEQLVQLCGKPKRPFTPPVVDTSLEEAISAWMGDRLRKAVRSPIKQEREAQTEALKAEVIAHFTADEPEEEIPNRTKEVTKAFEKLLKDEVRNAILDEGIRVDGRGLDEIRPISIEVGLIPRVHGSALFTRGQTQVLTITTLGSPGEEQKMDDLGIETAKRYIHHYNFPPFSTGEVRRVSTPRRRDIGHGALAERSLYAVLPDEKDFPYTIRLVSEVLSSNGSSSMASVCGSSLSLMDAGVPIKAPVAGVAMGLITDETGRWRILTDIQGIEDALGDMDFKVAGTAKGITGLQMDIKTTGITYEIMRQAFAQARAGRLFILDKMNAVISTPRPELSIYAPRIMTIQIPVDKIGALIGPGGKTIRNICDTTGAQIDIEDDGRVFITAPDGTAAKQAISMIEGLTREAKVGDIFLGKVVSIKPFGAFVNILPGKDGMVHVSELDDKRVENVEDVVSLGDEINVMVIDIDRTTGKISLSRRAVLTGETPEERKAAGAAPRPRPREEQRGTREEPRSLREELRGPRREADRPRPRRRDD; this is encoded by the coding sequence ATGACAGAACGTAATATCTATACGGTGAGCACAGAGATAGCTGGCCGTACCTTAACCTTGGAAGCCGGACGTTTTGCCGAGCAGGCCGATGGCGCGGTTGTGGCTCGCTACGGCGATACGATGCTGTTGGCGACCGTAGTGTGCGCCAAAGAAGTCCGTGAAGGAACCGATTTCTTCCCGCTGACCGTTGATTACGAAGAGAAGATGTATGCGGTGGGCAAGATACCCGGTAACTTTTTTAAGCGCGAAGGACGCCCCACAACAACCGCCATTCTCACTGCCCGGCTTACCGACCGACCGCTACGCCCTCTCTTTCCCAAGGGTTTTTACAACGAAGTACAGGTGATCGTTACCACGTTCTCTATCGATATGGAGAACGACCCTGGCCCGCTGTCAATTATTGCAGCATCAGCCGCACTGTGTATTAGTGATATTCCCTTTGCCGGCCCGGTTGGCGCAGTACAGATGGGGCATCTCAACGGTCAGTTGGTGGTAAATCCGAAGATGAATGAGATAGCCAACAGCCGTCTCGATCTGGTAGTCGCCGGTACGAAGGACGCGGTGTTGATGGTTGAGGCCGGTGCTTACGAGTTAACCGAAGACGAGATGCTGCAAGCCGTTATCGAGGGCCATGCCGTCTGTAAGCAAATCTGCGACTTGCAAGAGCAACTCGTGCAGCTCTGTGGAAAACCAAAGCGTCCATTTACCCCACCGGTGGTCGATACCTCACTGGAAGAGGCGATCAGTGCGTGGATGGGCGATCGCTTGCGCAAAGCCGTGCGTAGTCCCATTAAGCAAGAGCGTGAAGCCCAAACTGAAGCCCTGAAGGCTGAGGTGATTGCCCACTTCACCGCTGATGAACCGGAAGAAGAAATCCCCAACCGCACCAAAGAAGTAACAAAGGCTTTTGAGAAGCTGCTGAAGGACGAGGTGCGTAACGCAATTCTCGACGAGGGGATTCGGGTAGATGGTCGTGGGCTTGATGAGATTCGGCCTATTAGCATTGAGGTTGGTCTCATCCCACGTGTACATGGCTCTGCACTCTTTACCCGTGGTCAAACTCAGGTCTTGACCATTACCACCCTCGGTTCACCCGGTGAAGAGCAAAAGATGGACGATCTTGGGATCGAGACGGCCAAACGTTATATCCATCACTACAATTTCCCGCCTTTTAGTACCGGTGAAGTACGTCGGGTAAGCACGCCACGTCGTCGCGATATTGGTCACGGTGCTCTTGCGGAGCGTTCGTTGTATGCAGTATTACCCGATGAAAAGGATTTTCCGTATACGATCCGCCTGGTTTCTGAAGTACTCTCTTCCAATGGCTCCTCATCAATGGCTTCGGTGTGTGGTTCGTCGCTCAGCTTGATGGATGCCGGTGTACCAATCAAGGCGCCAGTTGCCGGCGTGGCAATGGGGTTGATCACCGACGAGACCGGGCGTTGGCGTATATTAACGGATATTCAAGGTATTGAAGATGCCCTCGGCGATATGGACTTTAAGGTAGCTGGGACCGCAAAGGGTATTACCGGTTTGCAGATGGATATTAAGACAACAGGTATTACCTACGAGATTATGCGGCAGGCATTTGCCCAGGCGCGTGCCGGACGTCTCTTTATTCTCGATAAAATGAATGCGGTGATCAGTACACCACGACCGGAGTTGTCAATTTATGCACCACGGATTATGACAATCCAGATACCGGTTGATAAAATTGGCGCCCTGATTGGACCTGGCGGCAAAACGATCCGCAATATCTGCGATACGACCGGCGCCCAAATCGATATCGAAGACGATGGTCGCGTCTTTATTACCGCACCCGATGGCACTGCCGCTAAGCAGGCTATCAGTATGATCGAAGGATTGACCCGCGAAGCCAAAGTGGGTGATATTTTCCTCGGTAAGGTGGTGAGTATTAAGCCATTTGGAGCATTCGTCAATATCCTACCCGGTAAAGATGGCATGGTTCACGTTTCGGAACTCGACGATAAGCGGGTAGAGAATGTCGAGGACGTTGTTTCGCTTGGTGATGAGATCAATGTGATGGTGATCGATATTGATCGCACCACTGGGAAAATCAGCTTGAGCCGACGTGCAGTGCTGACCGGTGAGACCCCAGAAGAACGTAAGGCGGCGGGCGCGGCACCGCGTCCTCGTCCACGCGAGGAACAACGCGGTACTCGTGAAGAACCGCGCAGTTTGCGCGAAGAGTTACGCGGGCCTCGCCGTGAAGCCGACCGACCCCGACCACGTCGCCGCGATGATTAG
- a CDS encoding ribonuclease J, with product MAKQRLRVIPLGGAGEVGRNMWVVEYGDDIVILDCGVMFPDADMLGVDLVLPDITYLREKTDHIRGILITHGHEDHIGAVPHLIADLGFPPVYGTRLTLGLLSNRLREHRLQDKVKTVLITEREPFQVGCFTVEAFHIAHSIPDTVGFAITTPAGLLVYLTDWKLDHTPVDGRPTDLEKIAELGNRKPLVLITDCVRVESKGYTPSEATVGEAFDNIFATAPGRIIVATFASNISRVQQVIDSAEAYGRKVMLAGRSMETNARIAFELGYLRADESTIIRPHEMSAYADEEIAIVCTGSQGEPMSALNRMANRDYPHVKIKPGDTVVLSATPIPGNEVSVNKVINNLFKLGAEVIYGPEARVHVSGHAAQEELKLILALLRPTFIVPFHGDYRHLMLYRKLAMTVGAVPNSEHILLAEGGSIMEFSPGFGKITGKAPVGYIYVDGTTVGDVGNVVVRDRQLLAKDGMLIVVVSIDSATGQLVAGPDVVSRGFVYMRQSQDLIEATKETVRAALTNKNGGNPSFDAAYINRKIRDVVSEFLYRETRRRPMVLPMVMEV from the coding sequence ATGGCCAAACAACGTCTCCGTGTGATTCCACTCGGTGGCGCCGGAGAAGTCGGCCGGAACATGTGGGTGGTTGAGTATGGCGATGACATCGTCATTCTCGACTGCGGTGTCATGTTTCCCGATGCCGACATGCTCGGCGTTGATCTCGTGTTGCCTGACATCACCTATTTACGCGAGAAGACTGACCACATTCGCGGGATTTTGATCACGCACGGTCACGAAGACCACATCGGCGCAGTGCCACATCTGATCGCCGACCTGGGATTTCCCCCAGTGTACGGTACTCGGTTGACCCTTGGGCTGCTCAGTAACCGATTGCGCGAACATCGTTTACAAGATAAGGTGAAAACCGTCTTAATTACGGAACGTGAACCGTTCCAGGTTGGTTGCTTCACCGTCGAGGCGTTTCATATCGCGCACTCGATCCCCGATACCGTCGGCTTTGCAATCACAACACCTGCCGGTCTGCTTGTCTATCTCACCGACTGGAAACTCGATCATACACCGGTCGATGGGCGCCCGACCGACCTGGAAAAGATTGCCGAGCTTGGGAACCGGAAGCCTTTGGTCTTGATTACCGACTGTGTACGAGTTGAATCGAAGGGCTACACTCCTAGCGAAGCAACGGTCGGTGAAGCCTTTGATAACATCTTTGCCACCGCTCCTGGGCGCATTATTGTGGCAACGTTCGCCTCAAATATCAGTCGGGTGCAACAGGTGATCGACTCGGCGGAAGCGTATGGGCGTAAAGTAATGCTGGCCGGTCGTAGTATGGAAACCAATGCTCGTATTGCGTTTGAGCTAGGGTATCTGCGTGCCGATGAAAGTACGATAATCCGGCCCCACGAAATGTCAGCTTACGCTGATGAAGAGATTGCGATCGTGTGTACCGGTAGTCAGGGTGAGCCGATGTCGGCTCTCAACCGCATGGCCAACCGCGATTATCCGCATGTCAAAATTAAACCTGGTGATACGGTTGTGTTATCGGCTACACCGATCCCCGGCAACGAAGTGAGTGTCAATAAGGTGATTAACAACCTCTTCAAGCTCGGCGCCGAGGTGATCTACGGCCCTGAAGCCCGTGTTCATGTTTCTGGTCACGCGGCTCAAGAGGAACTCAAGTTGATTCTGGCCCTGCTCCGCCCCACGTTCATCGTACCATTCCACGGCGATTACCGCCATTTGATGCTTTACCGTAAACTGGCAATGACGGTAGGTGCAGTTCCTAACAGTGAGCACATACTGCTAGCTGAAGGTGGATCGATCATGGAGTTTTCACCCGGCTTTGGCAAAATTACCGGTAAGGCGCCGGTCGGGTACATCTACGTTGATGGCACGACGGTGGGCGATGTTGGTAATGTGGTCGTCCGTGACCGACAATTACTGGCGAAAGATGGCATGTTGATCGTGGTGGTGAGCATCGATAGCGCGACCGGTCAACTCGTGGCCGGGCCAGATGTGGTCTCGCGCGGGTTTGTCTATATGCGTCAGAGTCAGGACTTGATCGAGGCCACAAAAGAGACGGTACGTGCGGCGTTGACCAACAAAAACGGGGGAAATCCTTCCTTCGATGCGGCCTACATCAACCGCAAGATTCGCGATGTGGTCAGTGAATTCCTCTACCGTGAAACTCGTCGCCGTCCCATGGTGTTACCAATGGTCATGGAAGTATAA
- a CDS encoding uracil-DNA glycosylase family protein, with amino-acid sequence MTAEDTLFAIAQEVQCCTACNLHKGRTRAVPGEGPANARIMLIGEGPGYHEDRQGRPFVGPSGQFLTDLLAMAGLRRDEVYIANVVKCRPPQNRDPEPDEIATCTKLFLMRQIAAIDPAVIVTLGRFSMGLFLPGERISRIHGQPRLVNGRLIVPMIHPAAALHQPQNRPLLEADFRRLPEILAEAERQHKQASFSTPQADEPPEQLRLF; translated from the coding sequence GTGACAGCCGAAGACACATTGTTTGCAATTGCGCAAGAAGTGCAATGCTGCACCGCATGTAATCTGCACAAAGGACGTACCCGTGCAGTACCTGGTGAAGGGCCAGCCAATGCACGGATTATGTTGATCGGTGAAGGACCCGGATACCACGAGGACCGGCAGGGTCGTCCGTTTGTTGGTCCCTCCGGCCAATTTCTAACCGATCTGTTAGCTATGGCCGGATTGCGGCGTGATGAAGTATATATTGCAAACGTTGTAAAGTGTCGTCCGCCGCAAAATCGTGATCCCGAACCAGACGAAATTGCGACGTGTACTAAACTATTTCTGATGCGCCAGATTGCGGCCATTGATCCGGCAGTGATTGTGACGCTGGGCCGCTTTTCGATGGGCCTGTTTCTACCTGGTGAGCGGATTTCGCGCATTCACGGTCAACCACGTCTTGTTAACGGTAGATTGATCGTGCCAATGATCCATCCGGCTGCTGCGCTCCACCAGCCCCAAAACCGGCCGTTGTTGGAAGCCGATTTTCGTCGTCTGCCTGAGATCTTAGCCGAGGCCGAACGGCAACACAAGCAGGCTTCGTTCTCCACCCCGCAGGCTGACGAGCCGCCCGAGCAGCTCCGTCTCTTCTGA
- a CDS encoding VOC family protein produces the protein MDESPYAAAITFVPVTNLQASAVCYGAALGLPLVLDQGGIHIYRVARGGYLGLCQQSVPPIADDRLILTIVSADVDTIYQRLIAAGIVTDGPPRENPRYRIYHFFARDPDGYRLEVQRFLHPFDTT, from the coding sequence ATGGATGAGTCTCCCTACGCAGCGGCAATTACCTTTGTGCCGGTTACCAACTTGCAGGCCAGCGCAGTCTGTTACGGTGCTGCACTCGGTTTACCACTCGTGCTTGATCAGGGAGGGATTCATATTTATCGAGTGGCACGGGGTGGGTATCTTGGATTGTGTCAACAGTCGGTGCCGCCGATAGCCGATGATCGGTTGATCTTGACGATTGTCAGCGCCGATGTTGATACAATCTATCAGCGGCTGATTGCAGCCGGGATAGTAACTGATGGTCCGCCCCGCGAGAATCCACGTTACCGGATTTATCATTTCTTTGCCCGCGATCCTGACGGTTATCGGCTGGAGGTCCAACGATTTTTGCATCCGTTTGATACCACCTAG
- the dcd gene encoding dCTP deaminase — MSVKSDRWIRRMALEHGMIEPFVDHQVRRGVISYGLTSYGYDMRVTNHFKVFTNVYNALVDPKQFDPRSFVDIQADYVDIPPNSFALAQSLEYFRIPRSVCCIVIGKSSYARCGIIINVTPLEPEWEGHVTIEISNTTPLPARIYANEGIGQVLFLESDEPCEISYADKKGKYQGQTGIVLPRIDP, encoded by the coding sequence ATGTCGGTCAAATCTGATCGCTGGATCCGCCGGATGGCCCTAGAACATGGGATGATTGAGCCGTTTGTCGATCATCAGGTTCGCCGGGGTGTCATCTCGTATGGCTTGACCTCGTATGGATATGACATGCGGGTCACCAACCATTTCAAAGTGTTCACCAACGTCTATAATGCGCTGGTCGATCCCAAACAATTTGACCCGCGTTCGTTCGTTGATATTCAGGCCGACTATGTCGATATTCCGCCCAACTCGTTTGCGTTGGCGCAATCGCTCGAATACTTTCGGATTCCTCGGAGCGTATGTTGCATCGTGATCGGGAAATCGTCGTATGCGCGTTGTGGGATCATCATCAACGTGACCCCGCTCGAACCAGAATGGGAAGGGCATGTCACGATTGAGATCAGCAATACCACGCCGCTCCCGGCACGCATTTACGCCAACGAGGGTATCGGTCAGGTCTTGTTCCTGGAGAGCGATGAACCATGCGAGATCTCATATGCCGACAAAAAAGGGAAGTATCAGGGGCAGACGGGTATTGTGCTTCCTCGGATCGATCCATAA
- a CDS encoding alpha/beta fold hydrolase, translated as MTTQTALTPYCELGGSGPRLIHIAPANGFPPEAYVPLAAGLASFGRILGYRPRPLRVDGDTQPGGTWRDLATDLIADLQTVTREPVIGIGHSLGGILTLYAAVARPDLFRGIVLIDPVLFRRRLQVLIWLLRQSGQGYRFPLAQAALRRRDHFASIDEARQRWRGRGVFADFTPEALEGYLRGGLRPHHHGQGYTLAWPKRWESHIFASSPLDAWRDLRRLTLPLLIVRGTRSDLITDSVWQRLHRVVPQATFAEVEAGHMLPMERPDEVARIIARWLTQITLPGSDGHWARIA; from the coding sequence ATGACAACACAAACCGCTCTCACACCATATTGTGAGCTCGGGGGTTCCGGCCCCCGTCTCATCCATATCGCGCCTGCTAATGGCTTTCCGCCAGAAGCGTATGTCCCTCTCGCTGCCGGCCTTGCGTCGTTTGGGCGCATCCTTGGGTACCGGCCACGTCCGCTGCGTGTCGATGGGGATACGCAGCCGGGAGGGACGTGGCGCGATCTGGCTACTGACCTGATTGCCGATCTCCAGACAGTAACCAGAGAACCCGTCATCGGTATCGGTCATTCGCTAGGGGGTATTCTCACCTTGTATGCGGCAGTGGCACGCCCTGATCTTTTTCGAGGGATTGTGCTGATCGATCCGGTACTCTTCCGGCGACGTTTACAGGTGCTGATCTGGCTCCTACGTCAAAGTGGTCAGGGGTACCGCTTCCCACTTGCTCAGGCCGCCCTACGACGCCGTGATCATTTCGCCAGTATCGATGAAGCACGGCAACGCTGGCGTGGACGTGGTGTGTTCGCCGATTTTACCCCTGAGGCGCTCGAAGGATACCTCCGCGGTGGTCTGCGGCCGCATCATCATGGTCAGGGTTATACCCTGGCATGGCCTAAACGTTGGGAATCGCATATCTTTGCCTCTTCGCCACTCGATGCCTGGCGTGATTTGCGTCGTCTCACCCTCCCGCTGTTGATTGTACGCGGCACACGCTCCGATCTGATAACCGACTCGGTTTGGCAACGGCTCCATCGGGTTGTTCCCCAGGCCACCTTTGCCGAGGTCGAAGCTGGTCATATGCTGCCAATGGAACGCCCCGATGAGGTCGCCAGAATTATTGCCCGCTGGTTAACACAAATCACTCTGCCAGGCAGCGACGGTCATTGGGCACGTATCGCTTAA
- a CDS encoding glycosyltransferase family 4 protein — MRVVMLSKAVVAGAYQRKLEEIARLGVELTVLAPTGWREPRVGLIPLERRFTRGYTLLTIPIVWNGHHHIHFYRGLRPLLERLQPQVFHIDEESFNLATFLAMRAGVAIGARCCFYNWANIDRRYPPPFSWFERYNLRHASYAIAGNQEAAAILRRHGYRGPLSVIPQFGVDPDLFAPSDAIRQQGTFTIGYVGRLVPEKGVADLVRVLADLPAQARLRLVGDGSEQPRLLRLATDVGVRDRIDIQPAVSSTAVPDVMRELDVLVLPSRTQSNWKEQFGRVLIEAMSCGVPVVGSTCGEIPQVIGDAGIVFPEGDLAALRTALLRLMDDDRLRTELALRGRQRVLAEFTQAAIARRHVAVYQAMVNDSG, encoded by the coding sequence ATGCGTGTTGTGATGCTCTCGAAGGCCGTGGTTGCCGGCGCCTACCAGCGCAAGCTGGAGGAGATCGCTCGTCTCGGTGTAGAATTAACGGTGCTGGCACCGACTGGCTGGCGTGAACCACGGGTTGGATTGATCCCACTTGAGCGTCGTTTCACGAGAGGTTATACCCTGCTGACCATACCGATCGTTTGGAATGGTCATCATCACATTCACTTTTATCGTGGGCTGCGTCCGTTACTAGAGCGGTTACAGCCGCAGGTGTTTCACATTGATGAAGAGAGTTTTAATCTGGCCACGTTTCTGGCCATGCGAGCAGGTGTGGCGATTGGCGCACGTTGCTGTTTCTACAATTGGGCAAACATCGACCGTCGCTATCCCCCTCCATTCTCTTGGTTTGAACGGTACAACTTGCGTCACGCATCATATGCGATTGCCGGTAATCAAGAGGCGGCAGCAATTTTGCGGCGGCACGGCTATCGCGGTCCACTGAGTGTTATTCCACAGTTTGGGGTTGATCCCGACTTGTTTGCTCCGTCCGATGCCATTCGCCAACAAGGCACCTTCACTATCGGTTACGTCGGGCGTCTGGTTCCAGAAAAGGGCGTAGCCGATCTGGTGAGGGTCCTGGCCGACTTGCCGGCGCAGGCACGCTTGCGGTTAGTTGGTGATGGGAGTGAGCAACCACGTTTGTTGCGACTGGCAACCGATGTAGGGGTTCGGGACCGGATCGACATACAGCCAGCGGTGAGTAGCACTGCTGTCCCAGACGTTATGCGCGAGCTTGATGTGTTGGTGTTACCATCGCGGACACAATCGAACTGGAAAGAGCAGTTTGGGCGGGTCCTGATCGAAGCAATGAGCTGTGGGGTTCCGGTTGTTGGTTCAACGTGTGGTGAAATTCCACAGGTGATTGGTGATGCCGGCATCGTTTTCCCCGAAGGCGATCTGGCTGCATTGCGTACTGCTCTCCTGCGGTTGATGGATGATGACAGGTTGCGTACCGAGTTGGCGCTGCGTGGGCGGCAACGGGTACTGGCTGAGTTTACGCAGGCAGCAATTGCCCGGCGCCATGTAGCGGTGTATCAAGCGATGGTGAACGATAGCGGCTAA